The Microcebus murinus isolate Inina chromosome 9, M.murinus_Inina_mat1.0, whole genome shotgun sequence nucleotide sequence catgccatcatacctggctaatttttatattttttatagagacagggtcccacttttgcttaggctcatcttgaactcctagcctgaagcaatcctccagcctcagcctcccaaagtgctgggattataggtgtgagccactgcacccggccaaaatatatcattttttgtttgtttgtttttgagacaaggtctcactttgttgcccaggctagagtgagtgccgtggcatcagcctagctcacagcaacctcaaactcctgggctcaagcaatccttctgcctcagccttccgagtagctgggactacaggcatgcgccaccatgcccggctaattttttctatatatattagttggccaattaatttctttctatttatagtagagacggggtcttgctcaggctggtttcgaactcctgaccttgagcaatccgcccgcctcggcctcccggagtgccaggattacaggtgtgagccaccgcgctcggcctaaaatatatcattttaatgttattaatttgGTCACAATTTGTTGTCCTTTGTACTAGTTACTTAGATTTTACTATCTTCAAGgttatttttataggaatttgGCCTAATtgatctctctcctccttccagaCTCTGCAGGTGTGGTTGGAAGCCCGGAGATAGTTGTGCTTTTACACGGCTTTCCAACATCCAGCTATGATTGGTACAAGGTAATGAAGTCAGATATTTAGGTCCTactatgtctttaaaaatccATAATCAAGGATTTTGTTATCAGTGGTAGAAGGCTCTTGTAAATCTGAATTGcttaataaaatagcatttaatgTGGAACTGTTTCTTATTTActgtaagggaggaaaaaaatctttggtaATCTGGAAAAGGGTTATTTACAAGTTATCTTCCCTCAATAGAGATTAAGTACTAGAAATAAAGCACTTTCCAATAGGATCATCTCTGGAGCCTGTGGTGGTTTCATGAGGTTTTCTCTCTTTATCGAAGTCTGTGAGGCTGAGATAGGGATGAAGAAGCTTCAGTGGTGCTCTAGGTTGGGGGGAAGTGGGGGGTAGGGGCAGGAGCAGAAAGTCCAAATTATCCTTTCCTTTTTGTAGATTTGGGAAGGTCTGACCTTGAGGTTTCATCGAGTGATTGCCCTTGATTTCTTAGGCTTTGGCTTCAGTGACAAACCGGTAAGCAGCACCTGCcacctgggggtggcagggataTGGAGAAGAGGGGTCAGGCTGGCAGAGAGATCTGTATTTATGACTTCATCCTATATATCTGGGCTTTCTTTTCCTCAGAGACCACATCATTACTCCATATTTGAGCAAGCCAGCATCGTCGAAGCGCTTTTGCGGCATCTGGGGCTCCAGAACCGTAGGATCAACCTTTTGTCTCACGATTATGGAGATATTGTTGCTCAGGAGCTGCTCTATAGGTCAGTGAAGCACTAGCTTAAGATGCTAGGAAAGTAAATTGTTCTttgactctttctttcccttttctcccttgGCTGCTGCATTGGTGTAAGACCACGTAGCCACATGTGTGTTTCCTCATCTCCTGTTCTAGGTACAAGCAGAATCGATCTGGGCGGCTTACCATAAAGAGTCTGTGTCTGTCCAATGGAGGTAATTACTTTGGCGGTAGGTGGAAAGTGGGGTGTAGCCTAGAAGGACCACCTTTAGATATCATGTGACATCTAAATGGTAATCTGATGATATTGCAAGTAGATACAATTAAACTAAGGGatctttacctttttttgtgCTGTGGAGTGCTTTGGTGGTCTGATTAGATTGTGGACCTTTCTcagaatgtgttttttcttttttgagacagaatctcactctgttgcctgggctagagtgcctagctcacagaaacctcaaacttctgggctcaagtgatcctactgcctcagcctcctgagtagctgggactacaggcatgtgccaccatgtctggctaatttttttctatatgtttttagttgtacagctaatttctttctatttttagtagagacggggtctcgatcttgctcaggctggtcttgaactcctgagctcaaataatcctcctgcctcagcttcccagagtgctaggattatagacatgagccactgcacccagcctctcagaatgttttttaatacataaaattaaaaggattacAAAGGAAAGTGATGTTATTTTGACATACAGTCAATAAAAAGCTGCATATAGTAATATATGCTTCATTTTCAATGCATTAGATAGCAAGATCTAGTGGAAGGTCTAGTAACAACTATGATTAGAAGTAGTAGCACATAGATAGTTGTGAAcagggtaaaaaaaataaatttttaataaagttaaacaatttttaaaagtttattgaaaaaaataaatagaagtagtGAGAAGTGTAAATGCTGTTTTGCAATATTTGTAATAACTGCAATGGATTATGAAAGTATTGGATTTTGAAGATATAGAATAAAGCCACAGGTGTTAGTACAGCAAGTCCTCACGTAACAGTTTTCATAGGTTCTTGGAAATTATGACTTCAAGTAAAACATAATGAAACCAGTTTTTTCCCTTCTCATTAATGTTATAATGAAATGCTGTTATTTGAGGACCTGGTGTACATGGTTTCACTtgaagtcacagtttccaagcaCCTATCGATGACATTAAGTGAGGGCTTAAACATATTAGATTCTTAAACGCCTAATTGTTGGCATGCCAAGCTTCAGTTAGAAATTAGTGAATCACTGATTAGGCCTTTTGGACAGCCAGCCTGTAAATCCATAAATTCCCAAATGTCCCTGAATGCCTTAAGAACAGATTGGGAAAGGAGTCTGTCCCTTTAACAGCTATGCTCATAGCTCTTCTGTTGACTCTGAcgaaaaatggaaaaggaaaaactaggttttttttttttaggacctATGCTTATTGAAAAACCTGTTTTTTTCCCTTGCAGCCCAAATCATTAATAACACTTTTGTTCTGAGCAATGGGGGGAAACGCTAAGGGGAGTCAGAGCCTACTCATCAGCATTAACAATGACCATATAAATTACTTCTCCCATTTCTCTacctttaaaatgagaaaagtaattcTAGTGGTATATAATTTGACCAGTCCAAACACAGAATTCCCTAGAGAAGTAATTAGATGACTATACTAAGTTTTTATCTGTAATTCTGTTTTAGCAGTAAAAGCCCCAAAGGTGACAGTGAATAGGGTGGATGATCTCTGATAACGAGGTTGCCCTTGACCTAAAGTTGTAGGTAAATGACTAAGTCTTTTCTTCTACAGGTATTTTTCCTGAGACTCACCACCCTCTCCTACTCCAAAAGGTTGGCTACTTCATTgaatagatcttttttttttttttctattttcagttggccaattaactttttttttttatttttagtagagacggggtctcgctcttgctcaggctggtcttgaactcctgagctcaaacgatccacccgcctcggcctcccagagagctaggattacaggcgtgagccaccgcgcccggcctgaatagaTCTTTAGTTTTAAGATTTGTGCTGACATAATGCTGGGACCTTCTAAGGGCCACACCTCTTGTAATGGGCCATAGTTAAAACTGTCTTCCCTGTGATTAATATGAAGTTAGTTTTTCCCTTCTTAGACAAATAAAGCAAAGTAATTGGCCCCTGCATAAAACCTAAAGCTATTTCTGAGAATAAgagatcaacaaatatttagagaaatatagCTCTGGAGAGATTTGTGTCATAAGAATTGATGTTTGAACAAATTTGGATCCTAATCTAAACTTGAATATATCAGAGTAAAATTAAATCTTAGGGATTTAGTGAAATGTAGAAACGTAATCTTAAGTGAAATTAGAAATAGATTTGTCTTCCAGGAGAGAAGGATGTGGGTAGgtcaaataaaaaccaaaaaccaaactACCAAACCTTTGAGTAGGAGGAGATATGGCTAAATTCCTCTTTCAGTTCCTAGTATAAAATCTATTGTCCCGGTGAGTTGTCTTTCTCTGGATTCTTAATCTTTACTTCCACTTACTCCCCCACAGCTACTCAAAGATGGAGGCGTGCTGTCACCCATCCTCACACGGCTGATGAACTTCTTTGTATTCTCTAGAGGGTAAGTCGTTGTCAGAGATTGACTGTGGCCTTGGAACAATGTAGCGAAAAGTTGTTGCCATTACAATTCTGGGCCACATCCTAGGGTTTGTATTTTAAAGCTAAGGTGTTGGCCACTTGCCAGGGAAAGAGTAGAAGGAATTCATAAATCAGGTATGGGTCAGACTGCAATGGCCTCTGAGGTTCCAGTCACATTTAACATTCTGAGTTCTCCTTATGCTTATCTTCCTGCATTTTGGACTCTTTCAGTCTCACCCCTGTCTTTGGGCCGTACACTCGGCCCTCTGAGAGCGAACTGTGGGACATGTGGGCAGGGATCCGCAACAATGACGGGAACTTAGTCATCGACAGGTAAGAAATTATCCTTGCTTTGATTT carries:
- the MEST gene encoding mesoderm-specific transcript homolog protein isoform X2 produces the protein MREWWVQVGLLAVPLLAAYLHIPPPQLSPALHAWKASGKFFTYKGLRIFYQDSAGVVGSPEIVVLLHGFPTSSYDWYKIWEGLTLRFHRVIALDFLGFGFSDKPRPHHYSIFEQASIVEALLRHLGLQNRRINLLSHDYGDIVAQELLYRYKQNRSGRLTIKSLCLSNGGIFPETHHPLLLQKLLKDGGVLSPILTRLMNFFVFSRGLTPVFGPYTRPSESELWDMWAGIRNNDGNLVIDSLLQYINQRQKFKRRWVGALTSVNIPIHFIYGPLDPVNPYPEFLELYRKTLPRSTVSILDDHISHYPQLEDPMGFLNAYMGFINSF
- the MEST gene encoding mesoderm-specific transcript homolog protein isoform X1; protein product: MVRRDRLRRMREWWVQVGLLAVPLLAAYLHIPPPQLSPALHAWKASGKFFTYKGLRIFYQDSAGVVGSPEIVVLLHGFPTSSYDWYKIWEGLTLRFHRVIALDFLGFGFSDKPRPHHYSIFEQASIVEALLRHLGLQNRRINLLSHDYGDIVAQELLYRYKQNRSGRLTIKSLCLSNGGIFPETHHPLLLQKLLKDGGVLSPILTRLMNFFVFSRGLTPVFGPYTRPSESELWDMWAGIRNNDGNLVIDSLLQYINQRQKFKRRWVGALTSVNIPIHFIYGPLDPVNPYPEFLELYRKTLPRSTVSILDDHISHYPQLEDPMGFLNAYMGFINSF